The segment gctgtgtcttggaggaaggtgccacagccaaagtcaatGAGTTTCAGCTGCCCGCtggccaggtcgagcaggatgttctcgggcttgatgtccctgtgcaggaccccgcaggcggtgcagtgccgcacggtctccagcacctggcggaacagcgcccGCGCCACCTCCTCCGGCAGGAACCCCCGCTCCGCCAGGAAAGCCGAGAGCTCCTGGCACCGCTCCGGacgctccagcaccagcaggaagcTGTCGGGGAGCTCgagccactccaggagctgaatgACAGCGGCACAGCCACGGgacaccttggccagcagcacgatctccagcggcgcgctgctgccgtcgggctgcgggaggagcgcgGTGCCGTCagtggggctgaggccgtgccggggctctgggagccctcagccagcccgggatgctctgcacGCCCCGCTCAgcccacgcccgctctccccGCAGGGCTCCGGCGGCTCCCACCCTGCCGGGCCCCGGCTCctcgccgcccggcccggcccggctgctgccgctggccccgctcactcaccagttcgccccagtgccggatgCGATCCCGCGGCACGcgtttgatggccacctgcgagCGAGGGAGAGCAGCGGCctcagctcgccgcccgtcCTGCCCAGCCCCGACCTTCTCCTCCTTGTccgccttctcctcctccccctcctccttctcctcctccttctcctcctcctcctccccctccgcccgccgccggccccgccgctcaccggggcgccgtccgagagccgcgtccCCGAGCAGACGCTGCCGAAGCcgccgcgccccagcagcgaacccactcggtaccgctcctgcagggcctcctgctccttccctgcgggcgagacgcggctgtcagcgctcggcccggggccagcaacggcccccgagcgccccccgagcggcccgggccgggcatCCCCACCCGCCCCGGGCCCcggcggctcggggccggcggccgcgctgccgagcggcggagctcgggccggggaagccccagcggaggcggcggcagcggccgcgccgcctgtgtcctccgcgggccccgggaggagccggggacggggacggggcCGGAACTGGACCCCACAtcgggtccggggccgggctcgggccaggcggagccgaagggtggcgatgccgcccccgcaccaggcactgacgcccgcccagcagcgccaccgccagtacggccagagccgggcggaggcgagagcgcggcgggacggccggggccgggcacggggcagccccgcccggggccgggggcgggccgggggcatggcccggcccggcaggggagagggaggcggggagaggagagggacgccgggcaagggaccccgagagaagggtgcccgaccgcgggaaagggagagaaagagaaagaaaaagagagagtgTTGAAGCGTCTCTGCTTTTGCTGCCGCTGCTGTTGCCGCCGCtaccgccgctgcaactgaagcaccggggccgttcgtccccgtgtccgttccccgctcgccccacgagccccacgttcgagccccgcgcgccccgggcacagcccctgagtctgtccaaacacgggaactttgcagcggtgagcccagatgca is part of the Agelaius phoeniceus isolate bAgePho1 chromosome W unlocalized genomic scaffold, bAgePho1.hap1 SUPER_W_unloc_1, whole genome shotgun sequence genome and harbors:
- the LOC143692427 gene encoding serine/threonine-protein kinase pim-1-like, whose protein sequence is PLPGRAMPPARPRPRAGLPRARPRPSRRALASARLWPYWRWRCWAGVSAWCGGGIATLRLRLARARPRTRCGVQFRPRPRPRLLPGPAEDTGGAAAAAASAGASPARAPPLGSAAAGPEPPGPGAGGDARPGPLGGRSGAVAGPGPSADSRVSPAGKEQEALQERYRVGSLLGRGGFGSVCSGTRLSDGAPVAIKRVPRDRIRHWGELPDGSSAPLEIVLLAKVSRGCAAVIQLLEWLELPDSFLLVLERPERCQELSAFLAERGFLPEEVARALFRQVLETVRHCTACGVLHRDIKPENILLDLASGQLKLIDFGCGTFLQDTAYTQFAGTLSYSPPEWIQHQRYHGEAATIWSLGLLLCHLVMGKHPFRRGQEIIRGRILFPRWLSQECQDVNRRCLSMQPSDRPSLEELFCHPWVQGVPLP